From Camelina sativa cultivar DH55 chromosome 20, Cs, whole genome shotgun sequence, the proteins below share one genomic window:
- the LOC104771927 gene encoding RING-H2 finger protein ATL30-like — MPIAKPINGNTTSQYPPPHYNKPPLVIILTVILLVVFFIGFFALYFCKCFFHTLTEAWNHHYRNGLSENQTQQDNNPGPPPANPGLEPHVIQSFPTFPFSSVKDLREDKCGLECAICLLEFEEEHILLRLLSTCYHVFHQECIDRWLESNKTCPVCRRNLDPNAPENIKELIIEVIQENGHENRDQTPSPPNEGLLSRQSSSSNNEGKIETLPDKFSRSKTTGHSIVRNKPEEEDRYTLRLPDHVKIKVTRRYNNNQTESCISFGELMRNKGGRFGEVSGQSLVPESGS, encoded by the coding sequence ATGCCGATTGCAAAACCGATCAATGGAAACACTACTTCTCAATATCCACCACCACATTACAACAAACCGCCTCTAGTCATAATCCTAACCGTGATCCTCCTCGTCGTCTTTTTTATAGGTTTCTTCGCTCTCTATTTTTGCAAATGTTTCTTCCACACTCTCACCGAAGCATGGAATCACCATTACCGCAACGGATTGTCCGAAAATCAAACTCAACAAGACAATAATCCTGGTCCACCACCGGCTAACCCTGGTCTAGAGCCACACGTCATCCAATCCTTCCCTACGTTTCCATTCTCATCCGTCAAAGATCTTAGGGAAGACAAATGCGGTCTCGAATGCGCGATTTGTCTTCTTGAATTCGAAGAAGAACACATCCTTCTTCGACTCTTGTCAACTTGTTACCATGTTTTTCATCAAGAATGCATTGATCGATGGCTTGAATCTAACAAAACATGTCCTGTCTGTCGCCGGAATTTAGATCCGAACGCACCCGAAAACATCAAAGAGTTGATCATCGAAGTCATACAAGAGAACGGACATGAAAACCGCGATCAAACGCCATCTCCTCCAAACGAGGGTTTGTTGTCGAGACAAAGCAGTAGTAGTAACAACGAAGGAAAGATCGAGACGTTACCGGATAAGTTCTCGAGATCGAAAACGACGGGTCATTCAATTGTTAGGAATAAACCGGAGGAAGAAGATAGGTATACTTTGAGGTTACCGGATCATGTAAAGATTAAGGTTACGAGAAGATATAACAATAATCAAACAGAGAGTTGTATTTCATTTGGTGAGCTTATGAGAAACAAAGGAGGCCGGTTTGGTGAAGTTTCTGGTCAATCACTTGTACCGGAATCAGGAAGTTAA